TCGGTCATTCGCGGCGGCAACCTCGTCGTCACCGAAGAGGGAATCCGTGAGGGCGTGCGCCAGTTCCTGCTGCCGCTGTGGAGCACCTACTACTTCTTCACCCTCTACGCCAACGCGGGCGCGCTCGGCGCGGCCGAGCGCCGCACCGACTCGGGCAACGTGCTCGACCGCTACCTGCTCGCCAAGACGCGCGACCTCGTCGTCGAGGTGACGACGCAGCTCGAGGCCCTCGACGCGCCGCTCGCCGCCGCCGCGCTGCGCGACTTCGCCGACGTGCTCACCAACTGGTACGTGCGCCGCTCGCGCGACCGCTTCTGGGCGGGCGATGATCGGGATGCTCACGACACGCTCTTCACCGTGCTCGAGACCCTCGCCCGCCTGTCGGCCCCGCTCGCGCCGCTCGTCGCCGACGAGGTCTGGCGCGGCCTCACGGGCGGCGAGAGCGTGCACCTCACCGATTGGCCGCACGCCGAGGAGTTCCCGGCCGACGAGGCCCTCGTCGCCGCCATGGACCGCGTGCGCGCCATCGCGAGCTCGGGCCTCGCGCTGCGCAAGGCGCAGGGCCTGCGCGTGCGCCTGCCGCTGCAGAGCCTCACGGTCGTCACGCCCGGCGCCGCGGCGCTCGCCGACTTCAGCGACATCGTGCGCGACGAGCTCAACGTCAAGACCGTGACGCTCGTCGAGTTCGACGAGAGCCTCGTCGACGAGTACGGCATCGCGCGCCGCCTCGCCGTCAACGCGCGCGCCGCCGGCCCCCGCATCGGCCAGCAGGTGCAGCAGGTCATCGCCGCCGCGAAGGCCGGCGACTGGATGCTCGATGGCGGAGGCTCTGATGAGCCCCGTGTCGTCGTCGGCGGTGTGCCGCTCGAGCCAGGGGAGTACACCCTCGAACTCGAGCTCGACGACCCCGCCGCCGCCGTGCAGTTCCTGCCCGGCGCCGGCTTCGTGCTGCTCGACACGCGCGTCACGCCCGAGCTCGCCGCCGAGGGCCTCGCACGCGACGTCATCCGCGCCGTGCAGCAGGCGCGCAAAGACGCCGGCCTCGACGTCAGCGACCGCATTGCGCTGACGCTCGGGTCGGACGACGACGCGGCCCGCGCCGCGATCGACGCGCACCGGCAGCTCATCAGCGCCGAGACGCTTGCCACCACCCTCGAGGTCGGCCAGGCTGGCGAGGGCACCGCGACCGCGGTGGGCGAGGGAGCATCCGTGACCGTGTCGGTGGTGCGCGCATGAGCGGCGACGAGCGCGAGCGCGATGCCGCGCAGGCCGCGGCCGACCGCGCCGCGGCCGAGACCGTGCACGCCGAACTGCTCGCGCGCGGCAGCGAGGGCAGCCCGCAGCCGCGCCTCGACGCCGCCCGCCGGGCGGTCGAGCTGCTCGGCGACCCGCAGCGCAGCTTCGCGATCGTGCACATCACCGGCACGAACGGCAAGACCTCGACGGCGCGCATGATCGAGAGCATCCTGCGCGCCTACGGCCTGCGCACGGGCCTGCTCACGAGTCCGCACCTGCTGCGCATCAACGAGCGCATCGTCATCGACGGTGAGCCCATCGCCGACCGGGCGCTCGCCGACAACTGGGCCGACGTCGCGCCCTACCTGCTCATGGTCGACGCCGAGCTCGCGGCGAGCGGCGAGCCCGCGCTCACCAACTTCGAGGCGCTCACGGCGCTCGCCTACGCGAGCTTCGCCGACGCGCCCGTCGACGTGGCCGTCATCGAGGTGGGCATGGGCGGCGAGTGGGATTCGACCAACGTGGCCGACGGCGACGTGGCCGTGCTCACCCCGGTCGCGCTCGACCACACCCGCCACCTCGGCAGCACGGTCGCCGAGATCGCGCGCACCAAGGCGGGCATCATCAAGCCCGCGGCCACCGTCGTCACCGCGCTGCAGGCGACCGAGGCCATGGATGAGATCGTCAGCGCCGCCGCCCACAACGAGGCCGAGGTCGTCGCCGAAGGGGTCGGCTTCGCGCTGCTGGATGCCCGCCTCGCGGTCGGCGGACAGCTCATCGACGTGCGCGGCCGGGCGGGGGAGTACCGCGAGCTCTTCCTGCCCCTCTTCGGCGAGCATCAGGCGCACAACGCCGCCGTGGCCATCGCGGCCGTCGAATCGTTCCTCGGCGACGGCACGCAGCCGCTCGCCGACGACGTGCTCACCGAGGGCTTCGCCACGGTCACGAGCCCCGGGCGCTTGCAGCTCATCGGCATCGAGCCAAGCGTGCTCGTCGACGCGGCCCACAACCCGCACGGTGCTGAAGCGCTCGCCCGCGCGCTCATGGGCTCGTTCGCCTTCGACTCGATCACCGCCATCATCGGCGTGCTCGCCGAGAAGGACGAGCGCGGCATCATCGAGGCGCTCGACCCGATCGTCGACCGCTTCATCGTCACGCGCAGCGACTCGCCGCGCGCCGTCGACGCCGACGAGCTCGCCGAGATCGTCACTGCGGTCGCCGGCCCCGACCGCGTGCGCATCGAGCCCGACCTCGCCGTCGCGCTCGACGAGGCGCGCGACGAGGCCGGACCGAACGACGCCGTGCTCGTGACGGGCTCGATCACTCTTGTCGGTCAGGCGATGCTCATCGCGCGCGAGCAGAATTGGGCGCTGTGACCGACACCACCGCTGCAGAACAGCCCGCCCGCCGACCGAAGCGCGAACGCGGCGCCCTCGAGTCGCTGCTGACCGTGACGCTCGGCATGGAGGTGCTCGCCGTCATCTTCGGCACCCTCGCCATCAACGGCCTCGACATCGCCCCGCCCGGGCTCGTGTTCGGCCTCGGCGGCGTGCTCGTGCTGCTGCTGCTCATCGCCACGCGCGTCGTGCGCTACCGCTGGGGCGTGTGGTTCGGCCACGCGCTGCAGCTCGTGCTGCTCTCGACCGGATTCATCGAAGTGCTCGCGGCCGTCACCGCCGCGATCTTCGTGGGATTCTGGATCTACTGCTTCGTCAAGGGCACCCAGCTCGACGCCGCGAAGCGCGCAGCCTCCGCCTGACCCCGCCCGAGCATCCGCCCGCCACCAGAGGAGCCCCCCATGACCACCACCGTCGAAGAGACCCTTGTGCTGATCAAGCCCGATGGCGTCGCCCGCGGCCTGACCGGCGAGATTCTGCGCCGCATCGAGGCGAAGGGCTACCAGCTCGTCGACCTTCGCATGGTGCAGCCCGATCGCGACCTGCTCTCCGCCCACTACGCCGAGCACGAGGGCAAGCCCTTCTACGAGCCGCTCATCGAGTTCATGGAGTCGGGCCCCGTGGTGGCCGCGCGTGTCGCCGGCAATCGCGTCATCGAAGGCTTCCGCTCGCTCGCCGGCACGACCGACCCCACGACCGCCGCTCCCGGCACCATCCGCGGCGACCTCGGCCGCGACTGGGGCCTGCGCGTGCAGCAGAACCTCGTGCACGGCAGCGACTCGCCCGAGAGCGCCGCGCGCGAGCTCGCCCTCTGGTTCGCCTGAGCACACACCGGCCATGACGACCGAGCGAGCGCGAGTCAGCGACTGGCTCGCGACGGTCGCTGATAGCGCCGAGCTGGAGGTCACCCCTGCCCGTCTGAGCGACTCGACCGACTGGGCCGTGCGCGACGGCGCCATTCGGCACCGCAGCGACCGCTTCTTCCGGGTGGTTGGCGTGCGCACCGCGCAGGGTGATCAGCCGCTGCTCGAGCAGCGCGAGATCGGCACGCTGGGCTTTCTGTGCCGGGGAGATGCCCGGCGTGAGGTGCTCGTGCACGCCAAGGTCGAGCCCGGCAATGTCGGCGGCGCGCAACTGGCCCCGACCGTGCAGGCCACCGCGAGCAACGCCGATCGCGTGCACGGCGGAGCCGCACCGCCGTTCAGCCGGGAGTTCGCGTCGGACGCCGTGCGGCTGCGCTCGCGGGTGCTCGGCAGCGAGCAGGGAACGCGCTTTGCCGGCAAGCTCAACGCCAACGTCATCGCCGAAGCCGTCGCAGTGCTCGACCACGGTGCCGCCCACCGCTGGATGCCCGTCGACGAGATTCTCGATCTGCTCGCCCACGACTGGCTCGTCAACACGGATGCTCGCTCGGTGCTCGTGACGGCGAGCTGGCCTGCGCTGCTGGGCCGCGAACCGTTCACGCGGCATCGCGATGCGTGGAGTGCGCGCCTCGCCGCCTCGCTGCGCGCCACCGATGACGTGCACGCGGTCACCGAGTCCCTGCTCGCGGCCCGCCGCGCGGCGGCGGCGCCCCAGTGGATCGCCGTCGACGCGCTCGACGGCTGGCGGCTCGACGACATCGGGATCACTCCGCTCGCGTCCGGGCCGTTCCACGTGCGGCACATCGCCGTGCGGTGCTGGGGTCGCGAAGTCGAGCGCTGGGATCAGCCGATCATCGACAGCGTCGACGACGGGCTCGTCGAAGTGTGGGTCGATGACCGCGGGCCGCATCCCCTGTTCGGGTTGACGCCCGTGACCGAGCCGGGGCTGCTGCACCGTGTCGAGCTGACGGCTACGCGGGTGCGCGCACCGGGCGAGCGGTCACGCGAGGCGCCGACGGCGGGCGAAGTGATCGCCGCCGTGCATCAGTCCGACGAAGGCGGTCGGTTCTTGCACGACCGCTCCCGCTACGCGCTCGTGCGCGTCGATGACCCCAGCTCGGCGCCGGAGGGCACGCTGTGGCTCTCGCTCGCGCAGCTCGTCGTGCTCATGCGCGAGGGCGAGTGGACGACGAACGAAGCCCGCAGCGCCCTGTCGCTGCTGCTGCCGTGGCTGTGAGACGCCGATGACCCTGCGATCCCTCGCGATCCAGTCGATCCATTTCGCGACCCCTCGCGATGGCATCGATCGGG
The sequence above is a segment of the Microcella humidisoli genome. Coding sequences within it:
- the ndk gene encoding nucleoside-diphosphate kinase yields the protein MTTTVEETLVLIKPDGVARGLTGEILRRIEAKGYQLVDLRMVQPDRDLLSAHYAEHEGKPFYEPLIEFMESGPVVAARVAGNRVIEGFRSLAGTTDPTTAAPGTIRGDLGRDWGLRVQQNLVHGSDSPESAARELALWFA
- a CDS encoding bifunctional folylpolyglutamate synthase/dihydrofolate synthase, which translates into the protein MSGDERERDAAQAAADRAAAETVHAELLARGSEGSPQPRLDAARRAVELLGDPQRSFAIVHITGTNGKTSTARMIESILRAYGLRTGLLTSPHLLRINERIVIDGEPIADRALADNWADVAPYLLMVDAELAASGEPALTNFEALTALAYASFADAPVDVAVIEVGMGGEWDSTNVADGDVAVLTPVALDHTRHLGSTVAEIARTKAGIIKPAATVVTALQATEAMDEIVSAAAHNEAEVVAEGVGFALLDARLAVGGQLIDVRGRAGEYRELFLPLFGEHQAHNAAVAIAAVESFLGDGTQPLADDVLTEGFATVTSPGRLQLIGIEPSVLVDAAHNPHGAEALARALMGSFAFDSITAIIGVLAEKDERGIIEALDPIVDRFIVTRSDSPRAVDADELAEIVTAVAGPDRVRIEPDLAVALDEARDEAGPNDAVLVTGSITLVGQAMLIAREQNWAL
- a CDS encoding NDP-hexose 2,3-dehydratase family protein codes for the protein MTTERARVSDWLATVADSAELEVTPARLSDSTDWAVRDGAIRHRSDRFFRVVGVRTAQGDQPLLEQREIGTLGFLCRGDARREVLVHAKVEPGNVGGAQLAPTVQATASNADRVHGGAAPPFSREFASDAVRLRSRVLGSEQGTRFAGKLNANVIAEAVAVLDHGAAHRWMPVDEILDLLAHDWLVNTDARSVLVTASWPALLGREPFTRHRDAWSARLAASLRATDDVHAVTESLLAARRAAAAPQWIAVDALDGWRLDDIGITPLASGPFHVRHIAVRCWGREVERWDQPIIDSVDDGLVEVWVDDRGPHPLFGLTPVTEPGLLHRVELTATRVRAPGERSREAPTAGEVIAAVHQSDEGGRFLHDRSRYALVRVDDPSSAPEGTLWLSLAQLVVLMREGEWTTNEARSALSLLLPWL
- a CDS encoding DUF4233 domain-containing protein; this encodes MTDTTAAEQPARRPKRERGALESLLTVTLGMEVLAVIFGTLAINGLDIAPPGLVFGLGGVLVLLLLIATRVVRYRWGVWFGHALQLVLLSTGFIEVLAAVTAAIFVGFWIYCFVKGTQLDAAKRAASA